The Myxococcales bacterium genomic interval GGGCGACGATCCCTTCGTCGAGCGCGCCGTCGTCGGCATGGTGTGCTTGACCCTGGTGGCCTTGTCGTTCTGGGCGCCGCTGCGGCGGCAGCTGGACCTCTTCGTGGCCGGCTCCATCTACCTCGGAACCTTCCACCATCTTTGGCTTACGACGCGCAACCAGTTGAGCCCCGCCTACCTTCTGGCGCACTTCGTCCTGCTGGGGGCGCTGGGGCCCCTCCTGGTCTCGCTGCGCGCCACGGCGTTGTACGGCCTCGTGGTCACGGCTGCGTCCGGAGTGGTCGCCCTCGACGGGGGCTTCGACCGGGCCCTGCGGCTCGAACTCGTCGTGGGCACGCTGGCGCTGATGGCCGTGACCACGGCCGGGGCGTGGCGGGCGAACAAGCTGGCCCTGTCGGGGCGGCGGCAGCTCGAGAGGGTGGGCCTCTTCTTCAAAAACCTGGTCGACGTGCTCCCCGACCCCGTCTTCGCGCGCGCCGCGGACGGGGGCTGGCACCTCACCAACGACGCCTTCGATCGCAGTCTCCATGGAGGCCAGTCGGAGGAGGGCGCGGCCTCGACGTTTACGGCGCCCGAGGTCGTGGCGGCCCTGGAGCGCTTCGAGGCGTTGGCGATGGCAACCGAGCGTCCGAGCGAGCGTGACGTTGCGTTCACGGGGCTCGATGGGGAACATCGGGTGGTTTCGCTGAAAGTGGCTGCGCCTCGGCTACGCACCGGAGACCGGATCGTCGTGGGTTTGCTCCGCGACGTCACGGCCAGCCGCCGCATGGAGGCGTCGCTCAAGGCCAAGGTCGAAGAACTCGAAAGAGCCCGCACGGAGGTGCGGCGCCTCAAGGGGCTCCTTCCCATCTGCATGCACTGCGGGAACATTCGGGGCGAAGACGGGGCCTGGAAGCCCTTCGAACGGTACGTCAAGGAGCACACCGAGGCTCAGGTCAGCCACGGGCTTTGTGACCACTGCCTCGACGCACGCTACCCCTTGGGGGCCCAGGGCAAAGGCCAGGTGCCCCCCGGGTCGGCCTGAGGCGATCGGGGCCTCCGCGTTCCAGGCGCCCGATACCGGGCACCCGGCGCTGGCGTGCTGTACGCTGTGGCGGCTTTGTTTGCGCCCCCACCAGCCCTTCCGCTCGTACAAGGCGTTTCCTTGGCTCCGCTCACCACCTTGAGACTCGGCGGCCCGGCTGACGTCTTCCTCCGTGCGACCACCGACGCGGCCCTTGCGCGTGGGCTAGACTGGGCGCGAAACGCAGGGCTTCCCGTGCTCGTCTTCGGGGGGGGCTCGAATCTGGTGATTGGCGACGAGGGCTTCGGCGGGTTGGCCTTGCAGGTGGCCACCCGGGGCATCGCGAGCCGCACGACGGCCGAGGGCATCGAGGTCAGCGCCGCCGCGGGGGAACCCTGGGATGCCTTCGTCGACTTCGTGACGACGGAGGGATGGGCAGGGCTCGAATGCCTGGCGGGGATCCCGGGCCTCGTGGGCGCCACGCCCGTGCAGAACGTAGGTGCCTACGGCCAAGAGGTTGCCGAGACCCTCCTGCGGGTGCGTGTGCTCGATCGCGAGACCCTGGCGGTACGCTGGTTGGACGCGCGCGCGCTGGACTTTGCGTACCGTGACAGCCTTCTGCGGCGGGAACCCACCCGTTTCGTGGTGCTCGAGGTCGTGTTCGGTCTGCGCCCTGGGGGCTTGCCGAGCCTCCGCTACGCCGAGCTTGCGCGCGCGCTTGCGGACGAGCCTCTGCCCAGCCTGGCCCGTGTCCGGCAGACCGTGGTGGCGCTTCGGCGTAAAAAATCCATGGTGCTCGATGCGAAGGATCCGAACACGCAGAGCGCGGGGTCGTTCTTCGTCAATCCCGTGGTAGACGCGGCCACTGCGGATGCCGTGAGGCAGAAGGCCGTGGCTGTCGGATTGGTGCCCGCACCGGATCAGGTGCCGTCGTGGCCCCTCGAAGGGGGGCGGGTGAAACTGGCTGCGGGCTGGCTGATCGAGCGGGCCGGGTTTGCGCGCGGGGAACGTTGGGGCGCCGTGGGACTGTCTTCAGCGCACGCGCTCGCGCTGGTGCACCACGGGGGAGGCACGACCCGCGCGCTCGTGGCGCTTGCGCGCCGGATCCAGCAGGGCGTGGAGGAACGGTTCGGCGTTCGTCTCGAGCCAGAGCCCATCTTCATAAACGTCGGGTTCTAACGCTCGTCCGCAGCTTGGCGGGCCCGCAGCGGAATGCGAAAGGCCAGGGGGGCGCTTTGCACACCGAAGTTCGTGGTTCGGGCGATCCCGAGCAGGCAGGTGCCAAGCGGGGTGTCCGTGAGGTTTTCGGGCACCACGGTGGCAGAGGCCACACGCCCCTCGGCCGAAACGTTGAACGCCACGGCGATCTCGGGCGCCCCCTCGACGAGGGCGGCATGCGTCTGGA includes:
- a CDS encoding UDP-N-acetylmuramate dehydrogenase, translated to MFAPPPALPLVQGVSLAPLTTLRLGGPADVFLRATTDAALARGLDWARNAGLPVLVFGGGSNLVIGDEGFGGLALQVATRGIASRTTAEGIEVSAAAGEPWDAFVDFVTTEGWAGLECLAGIPGLVGATPVQNVGAYGQEVAETLLRVRVLDRETLAVRWLDARALDFAYRDSLLRREPTRFVVLEVVFGLRPGGLPSLRYAELARALADEPLPSLARVRQTVVALRRKKSMVLDAKDPNTQSAGSFFVNPVVDAATADAVRQKAVAVGLVPAPDQVPSWPLEGGRVKLAAGWLIERAGFARGERWGAVGLSSAHALALVHHGGGTTRALVALARRIQQGVEERFGVRLEPEPIFINVGF
- a CDS encoding PAS domain-containing protein, whose product is MSRLDVPSELTRTLARRLVAFLHADDDEASWATRALICLGVCAYVAWHPLARVMMPQGDDPFVERAVVGMVCLTLVALSFWAPLRRQLDLFVAGSIYLGTFHHLWLTTRNQLSPAYLLAHFVLLGALGPLLVSLRATALYGLVVTAASGVVALDGGFDRALRLELVVGTLALMAVTTAGAWRANKLALSGRRQLERVGLFFKNLVDVLPDPVFARAADGGWHLTNDAFDRSLHGGQSEEGAASTFTAPEVVAALERFEALAMATERPSERDVAFTGLDGEHRVVSLKVAAPRLRTGDRIVVGLLRDVTASRRMEASLKAKVEELERARTEVRRLKGLLPICMHCGNIRGEDGAWKPFERYVKEHTEAQVSHGLCDHCLDARYPLGAQGKGQVPPGSA